The following DNA comes from Coffea eugenioides isolate CCC68of unplaced genomic scaffold, Ceug_1.0 ScVebR1_1193;HRSCAF=2007, whole genome shotgun sequence.
CACCAACAATTCAACTTCTCCAGCACCAAAATAGCCGACTCATCATAGCTCAAATATGTCTTCACCAAGCCAAAGAGCTACCAACCATCCATTCCACCTAAGAGCAAAACTTCTGTACCACAGAGCCTATAATGTATTTTTCTTTGAACGGCATCTCAACCGGACAAAGCTCAGCCGCAGAGTAAACAGGTACAcatttctttctaccttttatTTTGAAACGCTTTTTTCTGATAATATTCATCAAATCTCATGTATGAGCTGCTTTCTTGTGTTAATCACACAACCGGATGAGAAGTATCATCTGGGaagaactttatttttcttcccCCTTTTTTCTTGACTAGTTAATCGCTGCTTCGtgtttttccccccttttttctTGATTTAGTTAATCGCtgctttccttttgttttgctttGCATAATAACTATACATTCACTTGAGGGGCCTGAAAACAAATTAACAATTTCTGAAGTATAGGAGCCGGGCAAAGTGCAGCCTGAAAAGCAAACCATAACGATGCACAGAggttcattttttgaaaaattgataTCGAGCCAAATCATTTCTAGCAATAATATAAGTGCTGTTTACAATTATCATTCATAAAGCTGCACCAaaataatgaaagaaaaaaaaaaaaaacagtaagTAGTGATCACGTCCATAGGCACAACAGCAAGATGATTGCACTGCCAAATCACAACATATATAACTTGCCCCAGTAGCTACCAGTTCAAAACAGATCTACAATCTGCTAAGTAAGAAGAGAGGCCAGTATTTCAGAATTACTAACCATCCCAAACTTCATACACATGATCATTTTGCAACCCTTTTGCTTTCACATCTTTGAGCCAGAAAGTACCACGAGTCAACTGCACTACCGGatttcatccatttgtttcAACTGTTTATCAGGTCTCTTCCGTTAGCGGATAGGATGATACTGTGTAATCCCACGTTTTGGGGGTAACTTCCTCAAAATGAAAAGAACAAGCGAAGAAGGCACTATTTCCACTAACTGTatagcaaaaacaaaaaagaataatagtcattgccaaaaaaaaaaatttctagaatTACAAACAAAAAACAAGCAGATAAAATACCAAAAGAACACCAAAATACACCTATAGCAAAAATCTTTTGCCCGTTATGAAAAACATTGTTCAAGACTATTCAGCACTATAACACAGAATCGTCTCAAATATTCTTAATGACTAGTTTGTGAGCTTAGAACAGAAAGGTAAGGATGAGAAACCTAAAAttatgagagaaaagaaaagaaaagagaatagAAGTGAATCTAatgttgtttgggagttttgaaAAGAAATGGAATGATTTTGGGCACATAAGTCAATACAAATTCATGCAATAGCTGGGTATTTAAAGAGTATTAGTAGGCTTTCAACgagtttctttcattttctgcACTGAATTTGGTCGGAAAAATTTTTTAAACTGTAGGCACAGGTTTTATCCTTCCGTTccgttcctttcttttctatctcATGAAAATCTCCCGAACATCTAACAAGTCAACTTTTCCTCCTTTCTTATCTTTTCTGTTCAAATCTTTCCATCCAAACAAGCTAGCTATAAGAAAGCAATCTAATCAATTAACactaaatttttatatttgtaGGAATTATTAGCAACAATATTTCATGCCCAATATTAAAGGCATTATTCAATATTATGCAATAACAATAATTGAGAGCAATCTCCTAATATTCTCAAGAAAGGAACATTATCAATCAttgtatttttatatttataggATTATTCTCAAAGGCATATAGTTCAAGACCAAGAAACATCtatattttcttaaaactaATAGTGACAAGATTTAATCACCAGAAAAACTTAGTTAAGCCACAACAAAGAAAATCACAAACTGAACTCCAATTACTTTTCCAGTATTTGTTATTCATAGAATTCAAACATTTTTAGATATGAAAATTATCAAATTCCATATAATCGTATAAATTCAGATAAGAACTGCATAGCATTTAGCGATATGCCTAATTTAAAAATCAGGTGCCAAATTGGTAAGACGTGATAAAAGCAACCATTTACTTTCACAACCAACAagcaaatttagaaaaatacaAGTTCTGAATAAGTTAAAAAGCTTAAGCAGGAGAAATGCTACTGGCATTTACTTGACAACACACAGGAGTTCAAAATACAGACACAAACACAAGTGCAAAACATCAATCACTCCAGCTATGGACGGAGACTTACGAGGTAATAAATGAAGTTCAGAATTGGATGATCCAAAACATCAAGATCTGCAGCCTCATCAaatgcatcaaaacacatctgTAGTACCCAACAAGGCAATAGGAGATGTTATATGAATATAGAAACATAGACCAACACCAGGATTGCACCAATTAGACTGCTTCAGTAATTGaacaaaacaattaaaaaactGTAAGTGGTTCAACAGTGAAAAATATCATAGGACTAATACCAGAATAAAATGATCCTGGGACTAAGAAATTATTCAGGGAGCTTATTCCTTTAAGTACTAAGAATTTGTTCACCACATTACACAATCCAAAATCATGTCATAGGAGTTCATGAAACCATGACTCATCTTAGCTGTTTAGAATTGTAAGTTATAGAGTGGACTTACCATGATACATCTGATGAGGAAACAGGAAAAGCATATAGTGGTTACATAGCCAACCTGAATGAATGAGATTAAATGTAGCATTTAGTAACCAAAACATAGGAAGTACCAGAACAAACAAATTTCCTGATGACCTACCTCCTGTAACTTTTTACGCCTGCCCTTTGATTCAACAGGGAACCGCTGCAACATTAAAAAGAGCCTGCATGAAGAAGAAAGTTCAGGGTTCAATGCAAATGAAAGGTCcaatacaaataaaataaaatggaatCTCACGTGAATAATCAATGCATTCTGAAATACAAAATACTAGGGCCTACAATCAGAGACAACCCCATCCCACCTTTGCATAAAATTAATTCTCTCCAACAGTTATCAAAGAAAAACCATCAATCTAAAATATCAGAAAGAAAATCAGAGACAATCCCATCCCACCTATGTATCAGTAAGAAAATCTGAAAATCCACCAATCTAAAATATCAGTTTTAACAAActtttatcaaaaattgcagCTGACCCCTCCATTTCTACAATTTGGAAAGTATCAGATACCTATTTCAACCAAAACATGCATTACAAAATCTTCATCCGAGTACAGGGAAAAAACACAGCATGTCGGACACAATACTtgtaaaaatttagaaaaaaaaaaaggtagagaATGGAAAGAGGGGGAAAGTGATGAAGGATAAAGCTCCAGAAGCCAATGTCTGCAGATATATTAGCGATTCAGTCCAACTGTTCAAGGCTGATATTTAAAGACAAAATATCAATTGGGTAGGGTTTAGACAATTAAAAGATGACATTGTTTGGTGTTATCTGGCTCTATGGTTGGAATCACTCTGAAGAGCAGCCAAAAGAGTTTTTAAAGCTGAAATCAAGAATAAAGGTTCAACTGATACTTCAATAATGAATGAGAGCACTGATTATCGAAAAGTCGAAAGCAAGGATATGGATGACAAGAAAGCTTAAGAGAAAAGTAGGGAGatatcaattaaaaaaaaagtcgaGATTCGTCCAAAAATTAGCGCTCCTCCAAGATGTTAATCATTATGTATCAGGAACCAAGAAAAAGCAGACAAACAGTCAACTACCAAAATTGACCTGCTATCATTCACATAATGAAGAGGGAAGAGTGTGCCAGTGAAAATAATATCAGATGGAGATCCTGTTAAAGCTTAATACAGACAATTTcaacccttatgatcatgacaTGCAACCTCTATGCTCAATCTAGGTAAGAGAAGAGCAGCATTAAATTAATCACTGCCAAAAGGATTAATCAGCTAGTAACTTTGGATGCCACATTACCTACACTCCGCAATTTGATAAACTGAATTGCAAACTAAGCCTTTCAGAGGTATCTACTGAAACAGTCCTTTTGAAAACACATCTCTCTCTCCTTTCACTCCCACTCCCCGGCAGCCCCTCTTGTCACCAATTAAGAACCACCTTTCACCCATATATAAATTGCATGATATAAATTGCATGAAGCTTTTGAAGTAGTTGCCTCTTCTTATCATTAACAATTGGATGCACCACATGTGTGCCACTTCTACTTGCTTTAAGGTTCTTTATCTCTTTGGCATTTGCAAGCATGTCACAACACATTGAATGACTTTGTTGCTGTACCAACAAAATTACCTTAACACCTGAGCTCAAATCTTTATCCATGGATAATCCTGAGATTCCTCCATGGAATGCCAGTTTCATCTTATAGAACTTGGAACCAAGTTAAATGCCCATTTTATTCACACTTCCCCAATAAAGATTATTTTCCATCAATTATTCTTAACTTTATATTGTGTTCAGCCATCTAAATCAAGTATCCATCCCCGCACAATGACCTGTCCAACAACCCGCATGATTCTCACCTTCCACAACAAAATTTTCCACCCAGCAATCTGGTATGAGCTGATGTGTAAGGGATCAAACTCTTCCACAATTTTAGTCATAATTTGCTCATGGAAAAGCAGTCCAAGATGAACATACTCACGTCATTGACTACAAGACTTATAAGTGGTAGATCTAAACTGTCTCCTAGGCTACACAATGACATATTCAGAGTCACAACTGACACCATGACAAAACAAGTATCAGATTCCAAATAGCTAAAACCATGGCATAAGACACGGAGCCTAATCtaagggggaaaaataaaaacataTGCAAAAGCCAATTATATAATAGCAAAAGTCCAGATATGAAACAATAACAATAATGTTCCACAccataaaataataataataataatgttccACAATAGACAAAACACACAGTTGAATTCACACTTGAAATGTTGAAAGTAAGGCCTTTGGGCTTCTTGATATATTGAGACACCAGAATGAAGTTGTTTATCATACTTCTCTGGGTAagataatgataatgataataataataacaacaacaacaacaacaaaaagaTGTTTTTTCTGGGGGAAGCAACTAAGACAACTTATTTTACTTTGCAAAATGAACAAACACTTGTCAATGTGAATACCTAACACTTGTACAAACATGAAACTCAAGCAGATGCTAGCTCAACATGAATGCTAGCTGAGTTGCATCCTCTCACTTTAGACAAACACTTGCAGATATGGATAAGGATCAGTCACCAAAACAGACAATTTATACGTGAATGCTAGCTGAGTTGCATGCATTCACTTTGGACAAACACTCACAGATATGGGATAGGAATCAATCACCAAAACAGACAATTATATACCTTCCGCCATACACAAGAAACCCCAGAGCGGCAAACAAAGATACGCCTAGCAAAACACAAATTACCATATTGAAGAAGTTAGTTTTGATAACACAGAAGCTCCCATTTCAACTTAAAGATAAATTACAAAAACCTGCAAAGAACATCTTAGACAAGATGATCAGAACTCGGACAGGCTTCCACCATATGATAAGCCACAAGATGATCTGcaagaatttgaaaaaataGTCAGTGAAATAATCTGAGACATACTAGCCAATAACATTTTTTGAGGAAAATACAGTGGAATGCTATAACTAACAAGCTCAGAATTAGTGTGGAACACCTTGTCCTTAGCCAGCAATAGATGCAAATTTTATAGTTGATAACCATATTCTACCTTTTATAACTTGATTCTTATGTTAGACTCTATACACTATTGGGAATCAATCACCTGTTGTCTGCTTCAATTTTACCACACCCTTGGACAAAGCATCGTACAcaaaaatttcaagataaaCATATACACTTCATTAATAAGTTCAAGAATACCAAGTTACTGAATCTCCACTACTACAATATGAATTCTCCTACAAACTGAAAATTGAAAACCAAAATAACTATCAACCTCTTATCCAGAGAAAAATTCATATATAGAACCCACATCAAACTTAATGATGCATTCTGCCTTCCATGATCAGAAGTTCAGAATGTTAGTACACAGGACTTGGAATGTGTAATTAGGTGGAAAACATGTTTAAGATCATGTTTTCTTAAAGTCAAATTAGAAGACCCAAATATGTAATAgaatagcacataggcatgaaAAGACACCACAAAGGACTGCTCAGGTAGATTTCAGTaatgcatatttttcacaaGCAGAGCAGCCTACGAACATACCAGTGACGAGTAGGACATTAGTAAGTCAACAGAATCAGGTAGTTCTTATCAAGTTCAGATTTTGCTCATAATTTTGTCAGTCGCATAAAGTAAATCAACAGAATTTAATTTCTGCAAAATATGAATTCCCGGACACCTCAAggttataaaaataattatcaaGGTGGGAGAAAATAAGCAATAAACCAAAAGTGGAAGTTAGATGATGAACTACAAGCAATATAGTGATGAAACAGAACATATCCTCACATACCAATATGCTAGCTAAAATCTTCAGCTTTCATAAACATAAAAAGGGATATAAATTTTCACCTGAACAACATACACCACCCCATTTATGGTGAAGAAACTAGGTCTCAAACCATCAGTAGATACAGCACGCGCCTACCGAAATTCCATGCCAGAAGCTCATCATCAGACAGTCTTAACCACATACTGCTCaaattaaaagaagaaattcaACAGAAAAAGAAATTCATAATTCCACGGAAACGAAAATCACTAACCTGGTAGTATATTTCAGCCCAGAACAGTACTAGAAGTGCATAGGTTGTAAAGAACAGAAGACTTGGCATATCAAGCAAAATATGTTGTACAATCTGGCAAACACGAGTTCATGAGATGAACAGGACACAGGAGTAAGAAACAACTCAACAAAGGTAGGCAGACAAGATAAGATTCCCATGTTGGATTCTAACCTCTGGGTGCAAACTTTGAACGTCCCGACGAAAAACAAAAACCAAGCATCGAACTGAACAGTGGAAAATACAAATTCAATACACAAAGCAACTAGAGAAATTGGTAAAACGGAATTGCAAACAAACACAGATATTGCATGACGATAATGCCACAGAGAGGAACATTTTCATAACAGAAAAGAGAGAGCCAAAAAGAATAAACAATTGTGCATTGTTTTACCATAACAAGGATATCAAACCATTCATGCGAAATGCACATGCTACTTATTCAGGGAACGATAGAGAATGGTACAAATGACGAACCCCCATTGACGAAGAAATTGAGGAAGTGGAAGACTTTCTGAGTGGTCCAACCATACTCAGGTACTCTCAGTTGAATACGAACCAATTGCACCTACAATGACCAAGATCACAATATCATCTAAGAATCCACCAATAGTCAAATGTACACATAAATTGCAAATCACACTATTTCCGGGTAATAAAAACAATGCATTTACGTTACCGGCACCAAAACAAAGTGCATTATGTCCTCTTTTAAGTAGTTTGAATGCAAAATGATGACCCgcataaaaaaatttctaattcaGAAACAACAACCTCAAGTCTACATTATACATACCATAAATCCCAAAGCAATATAAATTATCATAAACCCaacagaaattttctcaaatccACGTTGTAAATTAGCCAATACCAACTCACGCATCTCAATCACATTCAAATTCTTCAGCAGAAATACATTAAAAAAATCCACAATCTTAACACACAAGAATAGACAGCGAATCGaatgaaacagaaaattaatcaataaaaaaaaaaaaaccctcgtTCACAAATCCCCAAAAGCTGAGAGAATATATACCAAAAAACTAACAAGAATCCGACTGAGATTAACAATCAAATCTCAATTTCTCGCTAAATCCAATACAAATTGTAGGATTAATTAACCAAAAACGAAAAAGGAAGAGGCAAAATTACAAGAGCAACGACGGCCACGATTCCGTAAAGAGCAGCAAGAACATGGAAAGTACGGTCTTGCCAAGTAGGCGATTCGTTAATTTGGTCCCACCAACTCATCGCATCTGTAAGGCTGTGCGCCACTGTCACCACTGGTGGCCCCACCATCTCCATCGTTCGCACCATCGCCGGAGAATCCAAAATACTATCAAAATCAAATAAACGAttaatcaaagaaataaaagaatcGCTGATCTTCTCCTGTATATTTTCTCTTCTTattttttcctcttattttggggaatttttctatttatttttttttttttaattttttttggagggCGGGGGTTGATTTGCGGTAACGGCCGGCGAGAGCAAGGAGACGATATAAAGTAAAGAATTTTGGAGTTTTATAAATTATGGCGTGGCGCGTGGACGCGTGGTTTAGAGTTGAGGATTCTAGAGGACGGTGTAGTGAGTGTCTTCCACGCGCGTTGTTGGGTATATCCACGTGGACGAGGATGTAGCTGAGTTTGCTTTTGGCTCTTGTTTCATTAACTTTCCACGAACGGGGGAACCAAAAAAATACGTACTTCACAAAAATGCGTGACCCTTCACCAAAAAACGTGAATGTTCTACCGGGATTTGGATTAGGAGGAGgtcctttccttttttgttgGATTATCTTTCTTCAACTTTGTTtcatactccctccgtcccactttgatagtcttgttttcctttttcgtctgtcccaaattgtagtccactttcccaTTAAGAAATGTAGTAATCTTTCAAAttgtctaaaatacccttattaaaTATCTTGTTATTAATACATTGTTATTAAATACTAACCCACTACATTGAATACATTGAGCTTTTCCAATACTAACCCATTAGCTGTAACTGATATTAATTGGCACTCTTCGTGATtagcataagggtattttaggaaattattaatctaaatttatgtttccaaccaaattaattacacttttcttaatctgtgtgaaaaaaaagccaaaactaacaaaacgggacggagggagtatttttTATCCGAGTAAAAGCTTTCCTCGCGATGCGCGAGATGCAGGTACCTGTGCATGATTATTTGCCATATTATTCTATTTCGACTGAGTTAGAAGTTCATGTGTGTATGGTATGATTCAAGATCTGATTTATTTTGTAGTATCCTTTGGTTTAGAAGCTTTATTAAGTTTGAGGGAATCTTCCAGTATATTTATTAAGCTCGGAGGAGGCCTTTGGATAcctcaattatttcaaataatattttgcttgcatcacaaacacattttccaacctacctttttatattcccaatcacctttttatctcacatacatcacatcacaaaaagtgctacagtaattatttcaaataatatttcaaataatacactatccaaacatAAGTCTACGTGGGAATGCAAGAAGTTTCAATTGATTTTCAATTGCTGACGTGGCACTCTTCCATTGACTTGACTGATTGATGGTAGTCCTCAACTGATTGAGATGATGAATTGAATTGAGGACAAAATTGAAATCTCACCTCCGCATTCAATAGATAGGGTTTCTGAAACTGCTGCCCGAAAATCTCTTCTGCGCCTTCCTATCTAATCCTTCTTCTCGGTTTCTTTCTCCTTTCCTTCTCTCTCATTTTTACTTCTTCCCTTTCCTTGATTCGCTGCTGTCCAGATCTTCCTCTTCGTGGCTCTCCAGCTCCATTACTCTCCATTGATCAAGGTGATAACAGTGAATGGGAGGCAAACATTTATTTTACTTCAAGTTAATCAATTATAATTTTTTCTTCAGATTACTCAACCATATTAAAAATCCTTTCTTTCCCCTTTCCGCGCATGATTCCTCGAACCCATCTGCTCTAATACTCGTCCCAAAGACATCTTCTTTACACCCCCAATTTTAATATAGATGGTCTGCATCAAAATTCGCTATGCCCAGATATTAGAAATTCGATTGAAGGCATGttattttcttgaacttttgtGTTCTTTTCTCTTactatgtaattagttttgtccTCTCTAAAGAATCATTTTAGAACAGATAAACAACACTCGAACACCCAACATTtgctactctttttttttttctctttttttcaggCACCTGCAAatctattccttttttttttttttttctaaatgcCCTCTCTATGAGCTAAAGCTCTCAAGAGAATATCAGCAAACTTATTGGttgatttttctttctctaaaattttttgttttcctttgcaGTTGAGCTTTCACTGACGCACTCACTTTGACTAAATCAAACTTGTGCATGGTAATCAGGTGACTTCTAAGGTTTTGTTTTCTATTATTGTGTATATTTTTCTTGGCTGtgattctttattttttttccttatagTTTTAGTCTCCAATTATCACTTGAtggttattttgattttacCGGTTGTTTTTTGTGATTGTGCTGGGTCCAGAAAGAGAGAGGGGTCACGAGAAATTACAGTTAGttcattttgcaatttaattGTTTGTGTTGATCTTTACAGTTTCTTCATCTgttaaaatggtgaaatttttttaCAGAATTTTTTGaagccaaaataacaaaaaagatGTCGAAATCTTATTTTAGGAGTTATGATACTTTCCCACGAGTCTAGAAGATTGGGGCTATACTGCATTTTATTGTGTGCATATTGGGATATTTGGGGTCTTTTGATCTCTCTCTCCTTTGTCTAATTTAATTAGATTTTAGCTGTCAGCCatgtatttttctttaattttgttaTATATGTTTTTTGTTTCCCTAAGCAAGTCCCTCTGTTTTTCAAGTGGATAGCTAAAAGTTATATACTTTATCAACTATTATAAGCTATAAAGGTAAGAAGAAGGCATATACTAATGATGCGGTTCATGCTGCTCTACAAGTGATAATGTCTCTTCTTCTTAGAACTAATGGATTTTGAACAAAGATGTGCTTGTGAAGTTGTGTATTCACCCGTAAGGTCCATAGAACTCGAATTTGTGGAGAAAAATGGACCATAATGGTATAAAAGTACTTGGTTTATAATATAGCTCGTAATCCAAACCTTTCAAGAAATAATTATGTGGACTGGTGTTTGTCGATGGATTTAATAAACTTTTGTGCTAAATAGGCGCCATGTGTCTTATTGTTTCATCTTACACAAGATAATTTCCCTGCGGACACACTTGTGAGTGTTGCACTTTCCCAAGTCCTTTTTTTTTAGGTGCAAATTTAACATTTTAAGCACTTTCTTAGGTGTTCCTAATTGCAAAGAGCATTGGATACAAGGGGCATATCGTCATGTCAATCACCACATCATAGACAACCTAAAATTTGAATTAAGTTGTCCCTTGTTCACTCCTGGTAAGATCCTTAATGTGTTGTTGTAGCCTTTGCTAATTTTGTTGCATACTGCTAGGACCAAGAGAGGTTGACTGAACATGAAATGTGAGTCAAGTGTTCCGGAACATTTAGGGATTGTTATGATGTTGGTGTTTCTTCTTCTTGCTCTCAAATTAAATGGTGACATGCACATATTTCTTAGCCTTGGGTttctatttttcaaattttcttcttttctattcttttatgaatttatttttgttaaaaatgtatttttctggttttgcaaGTGCAAATGATGAAGATTTTGTCTGCTCAGTACTCCTATTAAGTTTCTTCTTCCAGGTGAAATAGATTTTAATATTTCAAGAAGATAAAGTTCTCAATTCTTGTGATTTAATGATAATTAGCTCTTGCCTTCTAGGTTGCCTACAAGTTTATGTTATTGGATTTATTCCCTATATTGGAAAGGCAGTAAATTTTTTGCGACTTTCGTGGATGTATGCTTACTATTGTTTTGAGTACGTGGTGgaattttaatatttatttgTTGTGTCCTATCTGCTGTAATTTAGATAAAAGATCGTGTCCTTAATATTATGTTTCTTAGATATGAATGGAATCTTTCGGATTTGAGTTTGGACTAGAGGCTGGACTTTTTGAATCAAACTGGATTCTTTTGCTGGTTTTggtaaaattttgttttttattttccttttgtttcaaTACATATTGCTAAAATCTAATTGGAGTTCAAATTCTCCTTTAGAAATTTCACTCCAGAAAACTACATATAGTTTATTTGATGATACTATTAACATGTTTACAATTACTAGAATGTCATTGAACTGTGTATTTTCAACTTGAAACTACCGCATTCCTGTTGCCCCAGCTTGttcctctttttcctctcccCTTTCCCGCCCCCAATAAAAAATTCCCCTGCACGCCTCTTTTATTTTGTGATATGCTATAAGAAGTCTAATTCCGGATGATATTCCTAGACAAAATATTATTAAAGGTAGTGGGGCTTTAGGCGTTGATTCTCTGTCTTTGTGTATAAATAGGTCTTGGTGTGTGTTCTTCCCTTTCTAATGCTTGCACGGTAATTTGGATTTCTCAGTCAGATTTGTTGGTGATTAAGTAAATTATTACCTGCGTCATATGGATGATcattgttttttgttttctatatcCTTCGCCTGCATTGGTAGTTTGGTTTGTACACGGCTGAATGGTTGAGGTTGTCAAACTTTTATGCGAATAGTTTCTATTAAATGAAAGTTTTTTTTATTGACAAAAGATGTGAAAGTACTAATGCTCTTAGTCACTGAAGCCACTATGCAGTCTCTCATAGCAAACAAGGAAGATTTTATTTGATGAATACACGGAGCTGAAGCCTTTTGGcagaagaaaattttttaatttgtgaGGGATGCTTTGAAATTCAAAGCAATTAGAATACATTTATTTtagtcttttgttgtttttttgaGATGCATTATTGATTATTCgtttgtatttttataattGTCTTTTAGGATCCCCTTGTATTCTAGCTGTATTCTTTTTCTCCTCTGGTTAGCTATGGAGTTATGACTATACTCTACCCACTTGTAAGTTGCATCTATTCTTCTCACTATTTCTTGATCAATATGTCTTCCTATCGGTGCAATTACAAGCAGTATTCTATTAAcagtttcttttttctcctttttgtttGGGTACTTTCTTTTCATTGATGTTTTACCTTGTGGTcaagaaattttatttttactgcCTGGTGTTGAAATTGAAACTGTATAGTTTTGGGGGAAAATGATGTTAGTgcttaaatatatatatatatatatatatatgaaaattgAGAAAGATTGGGCGATTCATCATGCATATTTTGTTA
Coding sequences within:
- the LOC113755098 gene encoding tobamovirus multiplication protein 3, with the protein product MVRTMEMVGPPVVTVAHSLTDAMSWWDQINESPTWQDRTFHVLAALYGIVAVVALVQLVRIQLRVPEYGWTTQKVFHFLNFFVNGVRCLVFVFRRDVQSLHPEIVQHILLDMPSLLFFTTYALLVLFWAEIYYQARAVSTDGLRPSFFTINGVVYVVQIILWLIIWWKPVRVLIILSKMFFAGVSLFAALGFLVYGGRLFLMLQRFPVESKGRRKKLQEVGYVTTICFSCFLIRCIMMCFDAFDEAADLDVLDHPILNFIYYLLVEIVPSSLVLFILRKLPPKRGITQYHPIR